The following are from one region of the Salvia hispanica cultivar TCC Black 2014 chromosome 1, UniMelb_Shisp_WGS_1.0, whole genome shotgun sequence genome:
- the LOC125186367 gene encoding E3 ubiquitin-protein ligase PRT1, whose protein sequence is MEQCVADLADMQEEEEFPDEFQCCVCLDIMYKPVVLACGHISCFWCTFKAMCNSMQSHCPICRNPYNHFPRSCGLLHFLLLKLYPSPYKSRAKQVAGLNFLYLICDKLLLSHFMRYAVQLDCKGKWELFVIDMLESANNVFSLFSPVYWRLIASTFYMFSDSAQIYPITGVRYKCKDCVEKIGFDLCESCYKISAKLPGRFNQQHTMDHKFDAIQPNFVMVLSSFGAELSAEDDGSGFGSEDDGVA, encoded by the exons ATGGAACAGTGCGTTGCAGATCTTGCTGATatgcaagaagaagaagaatttcCAGACGAATTCCAGTGTTGCGTTTGCCT GGATATCATGTACAAGCCTGTGGTTTTAG CTTGCGGTCATATTTCTTGCTTTTGGTGTACATTTAAAGCCATGTGCAATTCCATGCAGTCTCATTGTCCCATTTGTCGCAACCCGTATAATCATTTTCCTAGAAGCTGTGGATTGTTGCATTTTTTACTCCTCAAGTTATATCCATCGCCCTACAAAAGCAGGGCAAAACAAGTTGCAGGTTTGAACTTcttgtatttaatttgtgataAGTTActcttgagtcatttcatgaGATATGCTGTCCAGTTAGATTGCAAGGGGAAATGGGAACTTTTTGTCATTGACATGCTCGAATCGGCCAATAATGTTTTTTCCTTGTTC AGTCCAGTTTATTGGAGGCTGATTGCATCtactttttatatgttttctGACTCTGCACAGATATATCCTATTACGGGAGTAAGATATAAATGCAAAGACTGCGTGGAGAAAATTGGTTTCGACCTTTGTGAGAGTTGTTACAAAATTTCCGCCAAGCTTCCTGGTCGATTTAACCAGCAGCATACTATGGACCACAAGTTTGATGCTATACAACCTAATTTTGTTATGGTGCTGTCAAGCTTTGGGGCTGAACTGTCTGCAGAAGATGATGGATCTGGTTTTGGCTCAGAGGACGACGGTGTAGCTTAG